In Iodobacter fluviatilis, one DNA window encodes the following:
- a CDS encoding helix-turn-helix domain-containing protein, which produces MNRLSVTSSELSNIKQRMLGVSERLKEERKRLGLSQEMAANALGISVDSLYGYEKNKTNPPVSVLLPFSDLGADVQYIVTGVRSSANLPDTEQKLISAFRAAPEPVQTGILAMLQVVPVADASASDQSQDVKPKFMGKVGQVIEGDVKIKGKQTFKF; this is translated from the coding sequence ATGAATCGATTATCCGTAACATCATCGGAGTTGTCAAACATCAAGCAGAGAATGCTCGGAGTTTCGGAGCGACTTAAAGAGGAAAGAAAGCGCCTTGGTTTGTCCCAAGAAATGGCTGCAAACGCGCTTGGCATCTCAGTTGATTCGCTTTATGGTTACGAAAAGAATAAAACGAATCCTCCTGTTTCGGTACTTTTGCCATTTTCTGATTTAGGTGCTGATGTTCAGTACATTGTCACGGGTGTGCGTAGCTCTGCTAACTTACCCGACACAGAACAAAAGTTAATTTCTGCTTTCCGTGCGGCTCCAGAGCCGGTGCAAACTGGCATTTTGGCCATGCTTCAAGTTGTCCCTGTTGCCGATGCGTCTGCCTCAGATCAGTCGCAAGACGTAAAACCAAAATTTATGGGTAAGGTAGGACAGGTTATTGAAGGTGATGTGAAGATAAAAGGTAAGCAAACTTTTAAATTCTAA